A single Brachyhypopomus gauderio isolate BG-103 unplaced genomic scaffold, BGAUD_0.2 sc84, whole genome shotgun sequence DNA region contains:
- the safb gene encoding scaffold attachment factor B1 isoform X2 produces the protein MSENASPADSGPVEAHEGAGVRKLSELRVIDLKAELKKRNLDMSGNKSLLSERLKKAIEEEGGNPDEIVVQLEITPKKTPRRTPKGKRQDNDESEDCAIEEDSVDGQVHSSVQILDSNEPSSSNDDPEANAESLQEMDIMDMNVLDEADIDNCVSADGDEYDENELLEMMSNEEANENDEDLADPVALVCPVKPDPEEKMETKDFDFEENQNVDSQEHELEEEPEDLKGEIENEKVAGSCMSELLKEEPSDESTEEEKASVWDSRKEEDDVADLSKAQEASNLEGESSACEADIDASKQSEVELACGDRRSGEDNLTDAESASARAASANETGSHELENAVDSETASKAEGTEEDKKTEESAAESSELKESSVEGDDQKKSDEKSSKPESKDDKGSAAAGGRNLWVSGLSSTTRATDLKNLFSKYGKVVGAKVVTNARSPGARCYGFVTMCSTEEATTCISHLHRTELHGRMISVERAKNEPAGKKPADRNDAKKSGGERRHSADSKADPSETTEEKTEGSDDKARGERTVVMDKSKGEPVISVKTKSKERSSKSRDRKSSSRERKDILSFDQIKEQRERERQRQREREIREVERRRHSGERDSRSERERIRLFREREERERLIRKRNWLEVEKQRLDADRMEREFLERERVRVEYERRREQERIHREREELRRQQEQLRYEQDRRPLKRPYDMDGRKDDWPVKRMPMDDRYARSDFGRQDRYQDFDHRDRSRYQDDMLMDRREGGRGGVPGDRDGQHFSDRDRHGRESRDNWGGGGYDKRPMNPARGVPGRDNRDWEPGRKMDGDRPWQGADRGIPGQSHMGRGAMASRGGYMQSGTSQSLSGALNRQNQLMPGGGMQGGGAFGRRY, from the exons ATGTCTGAAAACGCGTCTCCAGCAGATTCGGGTCCCGTCGAAGCGCACGAAGGAGCGGGTGTGCGAAAGCTGTCGGAGCTGCGAGTCATCGACCTGAAGGCCGAGCTGAAGAAGAGGAACCTGGACATGAGCGGCAACAAGAGCCTGCTGTCGGAGCGGCTGAAGAAG GCTATCGAGGAGGAAGGAGGCAATCCAGATGAAATAGTCGTTCAACTTGAAATAACTCCCAAAAAGACACCTAGACGAACTCCTAAAG GGAAAAGACAAGATAATGATGAATCAGAGGACTGTGCAATCGAAGAGGATTCAGTTGATGGCCAGGTGCATTCTAGTGTACAAATCCTCGATTCAAATGAACCGAGCAGCAGTAAT GATGATCCTGAAGCCAATGCAGAGAGTCTTCAGGAGATGGATATCATGGACATGAATGTTCTGGATGAAGCAGATATTGATAATTGTGTGTCAGCTGACGGTGATGAATATGATGAGAATGAACTTCTGGAAATGATGTCAAATGAAGAAGCCAATGAAAACGACGAGGATCTTGCAGATCCTGTAGCCCTCGTGTGTCCAGTGAAGCCTGACCCAGAGGAG AAAATGGAAACTAAAGACTTTGACTTCGAAGAAAACCAAAACGTGGATTCTCAG GAACACGAACTAGAGGAGGAGCCTGAAGACCTGAAAGGAGAAATAG AAAATGAGAAAGTAGCCGGGTCTTGTATGTCAGAGCTGCTTAAAGAAGAGCCATCAGATGAGTCGACTGAAGAAGAGAAAGCTTCAGTCTGGGATTCTCGCAAAGAGGAAGACGATGTGGCCGACCTCAGTAAGGCTCAGGAGGCCAGCAATTTGGAAGGAGAGTCATCAGCTTGTGAGGCTGACATTGACGCGTCAAAGCAAAGCGAAGTTGAACTTGCGTGCGGGGACAGACGCAGCGGCGAGGACAATTTGACGGATGCCGAGAGCGCATCCGCTCGGGCAGCTAGCGCGAACGAAACCGGCTCGCATGAACTCGAAAACGCAGTCGATTCGGAAACGGCGTCGAAGGCGGAGGGGACTGAGGAAGACAAGAAGACTGAAGAGAGTGCTGCAGAATCTTCCGAACTGAAAGAGTCCTCTGTAGAGGGTGATGATCAGAAAAAGAG TGATGAAAAATCGAGTAAACCAGAGTCAAAGGATGACAAAG GTAGTGCTGCAGCTGGCGGGAGAAACCTGTGGGTCAGCGGGCTGTCGTCCACCACCAGAGCCACAGATCTGAAGAACCTCTTCAGCAAATATGGAAAG GTGGTCGGTGCCAAGGTGGTGACGAACGCCCGGAGTCCAGGTGCGCGGTGCTATGGCTTCGTTACGATGTGCTCTACGGAGGAGGCCACCACGTGCATCAGTCACCTGCACCGCACGGAGCTGCACGGCCGCATGATCTCCGTGGAAAGG GCCAAGAATGAGCCCGCTGGGAAGAAACCTGCCGACCGAAATGATGCCAAGAAGTCTGGCGGCGAAAGAAGACACTCGGCGGACTCCAAGGCCGACCC ATCTGAAACCACAGAGGAGAAGACCGAAGGATCTGATGACAAAG CCCGTGGAGAAAGGACTGTTGTGATGGATAAATCGAAAGGCGAGCCTGTCATCAGTGTCAAAACCAAGAGCAAGGAGCGG AGCTCTAAGAGCCGAGACCGCAAGTCCTCcagcagagagaggaaggacATCCTGTCGTTTGACCAGATCAAAGAGCAGCGAGAGCGGGAGCGGCAGAGACAGCGcgagagagagatcagagaggtggagagacgcAGGCACTCTGg CGAGCGTGACAGCCGCAGTGAGCGTGAGCGTATCCGTCTGTTCCGCGAGCGTGAGGAGCGGGAGCGTCTGATCCGTAAGCGTAACTGGCTGGAGGTGGAGAAGCAGCGTCTGGACGCCGACCGCATGGAGCGTGAGTTCCTGGAGCGTGAGCGCGTGCGTGTGGAGTACGAGCGCCGTCGTGAACAGGAGCGGATCCACAGAGAGCGCGAGGAACTGAGACGGCAGCAGGAGCAGCTGCGCTACGAGCAGGACCGCCGTCCCCTCAAGAGACCCTACGACATGGACGGCag GAAGGACGACTGGCCGGTTAAGCGGATGCCCATGGACGATCGCTACGCACGCTCAGACTTCGGACGGCAGGACCGCTACCAAGACTTTGACCACAGAGACCGCAGCCGCTACCAGGACGACATGCTAATGGACCG GAGGGAAGGAGGCAGAGGTGGTGTTCCTGGTGATAGAGATGGACAG CACTTCTCTGAtcgggacagacacgggagagAGTCTCGGGAtaactggggtggggggggctatGATAAGCGTCCCATGAACCCTGCGAGAGGCGTCCCTGGCAG AGACAACCGGGACTGGGAGCCGGGCCGCAAGATGGACGGAGACCGGCCCTGGCAAG GAGCAGACCGGGGCATTCCAGGACAGAGTCACATGGGCCGAGGGGCAATGGCCAG TCGAGGTGGATACATGCAGAGTGGGACGTCGCAATCTCTATCTGGGGCCTTAAATCGACAGAACCAGCTGATGCCGGGCGGTGGCAtgcaagggggcggggcctttGGCAGACGCTACTAA
- the safb gene encoding scaffold attachment factor B1 isoform X4 yields the protein MSENASPADSGPVEAHEGAGVRKLSELRVIDLKAELKKRNLDMSGNKSLLSERLKKAIEEEGGNPDEIVVQLEITPKKTPRRTPKGKRQDNDESEDCAIEEDSVDGQDDPEANAESLQEMDIMDMNVLDEADIDNCVSADGDEYDENELLEMMSNEEANENDEDLADPVALVCPVKPDPEEKMETKDFDFEENQNVDSQEHELEEEPEDLKGEIENEKVAGSCMSELLKEEPSDESTEEEKASVWDSRKEEDDVADLSKAQEASNLEGESSACEADIDASKQSEVELACGDRRSGEDNLTDAESASARAASANETGSHELENAVDSETASKAEGTEEDKKTEESAAESSELKESSVEGDDQKKSDEKSSKPESKDDKGSAAAGGRNLWVSGLSSTTRATDLKNLFSKYGKVVGAKVVTNARSPGARCYGFVTMCSTEEATTCISHLHRTELHGRMISVERAKNEPAGKKPADRNDAKKSGGERRHSADSKADPSETTEEKTEGSDDKARGERTVVMDKSKGEPVISVKTKSKERSSKSRDRKSSSRERKDILSFDQIKEQRERERQRQREREIREVERRRHSGERDSRSERERIRLFREREERERLIRKRNWLEVEKQRLDADRMEREFLERERVRVEYERRREQERIHREREELRRQQEQLRYEQDRRPLKRPYDMDGRKDDWPVKRMPMDDRYARSDFGRQDRYQDFDHRDRSRYQDDMLMDRREGGRGGVPGDRDGQHFSDRDRHGRESRDNWGGGGYDKRPMNPARGVPGRDNRDWEPGRKMDGDRPWQGADRGIPGQSHMGRGAMASRGGYMQSGTSQSLSGALNRQNQLMPGGGMQGGGAFGRRY from the exons ATGTCTGAAAACGCGTCTCCAGCAGATTCGGGTCCCGTCGAAGCGCACGAAGGAGCGGGTGTGCGAAAGCTGTCGGAGCTGCGAGTCATCGACCTGAAGGCCGAGCTGAAGAAGAGGAACCTGGACATGAGCGGCAACAAGAGCCTGCTGTCGGAGCGGCTGAAGAAG GCTATCGAGGAGGAAGGAGGCAATCCAGATGAAATAGTCGTTCAACTTGAAATAACTCCCAAAAAGACACCTAGACGAACTCCTAAAG GGAAAAGACAAGATAATGATGAATCAGAGGACTGTGCAATCGAAGAGGATTCAGTTGATGGCCAG GATGATCCTGAAGCCAATGCAGAGAGTCTTCAGGAGATGGATATCATGGACATGAATGTTCTGGATGAAGCAGATATTGATAATTGTGTGTCAGCTGACGGTGATGAATATGATGAGAATGAACTTCTGGAAATGATGTCAAATGAAGAAGCCAATGAAAACGACGAGGATCTTGCAGATCCTGTAGCCCTCGTGTGTCCAGTGAAGCCTGACCCAGAGGAG AAAATGGAAACTAAAGACTTTGACTTCGAAGAAAACCAAAACGTGGATTCTCAG GAACACGAACTAGAGGAGGAGCCTGAAGACCTGAAAGGAGAAATAG AAAATGAGAAAGTAGCCGGGTCTTGTATGTCAGAGCTGCTTAAAGAAGAGCCATCAGATGAGTCGACTGAAGAAGAGAAAGCTTCAGTCTGGGATTCTCGCAAAGAGGAAGACGATGTGGCCGACCTCAGTAAGGCTCAGGAGGCCAGCAATTTGGAAGGAGAGTCATCAGCTTGTGAGGCTGACATTGACGCGTCAAAGCAAAGCGAAGTTGAACTTGCGTGCGGGGACAGACGCAGCGGCGAGGACAATTTGACGGATGCCGAGAGCGCATCCGCTCGGGCAGCTAGCGCGAACGAAACCGGCTCGCATGAACTCGAAAACGCAGTCGATTCGGAAACGGCGTCGAAGGCGGAGGGGACTGAGGAAGACAAGAAGACTGAAGAGAGTGCTGCAGAATCTTCCGAACTGAAAGAGTCCTCTGTAGAGGGTGATGATCAGAAAAAGAG TGATGAAAAATCGAGTAAACCAGAGTCAAAGGATGACAAAG GTAGTGCTGCAGCTGGCGGGAGAAACCTGTGGGTCAGCGGGCTGTCGTCCACCACCAGAGCCACAGATCTGAAGAACCTCTTCAGCAAATATGGAAAG GTGGTCGGTGCCAAGGTGGTGACGAACGCCCGGAGTCCAGGTGCGCGGTGCTATGGCTTCGTTACGATGTGCTCTACGGAGGAGGCCACCACGTGCATCAGTCACCTGCACCGCACGGAGCTGCACGGCCGCATGATCTCCGTGGAAAGG GCCAAGAATGAGCCCGCTGGGAAGAAACCTGCCGACCGAAATGATGCCAAGAAGTCTGGCGGCGAAAGAAGACACTCGGCGGACTCCAAGGCCGACCC ATCTGAAACCACAGAGGAGAAGACCGAAGGATCTGATGACAAAG CCCGTGGAGAAAGGACTGTTGTGATGGATAAATCGAAAGGCGAGCCTGTCATCAGTGTCAAAACCAAGAGCAAGGAGCGG AGCTCTAAGAGCCGAGACCGCAAGTCCTCcagcagagagaggaaggacATCCTGTCGTTTGACCAGATCAAAGAGCAGCGAGAGCGGGAGCGGCAGAGACAGCGcgagagagagatcagagaggtggagagacgcAGGCACTCTGg CGAGCGTGACAGCCGCAGTGAGCGTGAGCGTATCCGTCTGTTCCGCGAGCGTGAGGAGCGGGAGCGTCTGATCCGTAAGCGTAACTGGCTGGAGGTGGAGAAGCAGCGTCTGGACGCCGACCGCATGGAGCGTGAGTTCCTGGAGCGTGAGCGCGTGCGTGTGGAGTACGAGCGCCGTCGTGAACAGGAGCGGATCCACAGAGAGCGCGAGGAACTGAGACGGCAGCAGGAGCAGCTGCGCTACGAGCAGGACCGCCGTCCCCTCAAGAGACCCTACGACATGGACGGCag GAAGGACGACTGGCCGGTTAAGCGGATGCCCATGGACGATCGCTACGCACGCTCAGACTTCGGACGGCAGGACCGCTACCAAGACTTTGACCACAGAGACCGCAGCCGCTACCAGGACGACATGCTAATGGACCG GAGGGAAGGAGGCAGAGGTGGTGTTCCTGGTGATAGAGATGGACAG CACTTCTCTGAtcgggacagacacgggagagAGTCTCGGGAtaactggggtggggggggctatGATAAGCGTCCCATGAACCCTGCGAGAGGCGTCCCTGGCAG AGACAACCGGGACTGGGAGCCGGGCCGCAAGATGGACGGAGACCGGCCCTGGCAAG GAGCAGACCGGGGCATTCCAGGACAGAGTCACATGGGCCGAGGGGCAATGGCCAG TCGAGGTGGATACATGCAGAGTGGGACGTCGCAATCTCTATCTGGGGCCTTAAATCGACAGAACCAGCTGATGCCGGGCGGTGGCAtgcaagggggcggggcctttGGCAGACGCTACTAA
- the safb gene encoding scaffold attachment factor B1 isoform X3, producing the protein MSENASPADSGPVEAHEGAGVRKLSELRVIDLKAELKKRNLDMSGNKSLLSERLKKAIEEEGGNPDEIVVQLEITPKKTPRRTPKGKRQDNDESEDCAIEEDSVDGQDDPEANAESLQEMDIMDMNVLDEADIDNCVSADGDEYDENELLEMMSNEEANENDEDLADPVALVCPVKPDPEEKMETKDFDFEENQNVDSQEHELEEEPEDLKGEIENEKVAGSCMSELLKEEPSDESTEEEKASVWDSRKEEDDVADLSKAQEASNLEGESSACEADIDASKQSEVELACGDRRSGEDNLTDAESASARAASANETGSHELENAVDSETASKAEGTEEDKKTEESAAESSELKESSVEGDDQKKSSDEKSSKPESKDDKGSAAAGGRNLWVSGLSSTTRATDLKNLFSKYGKVVGAKVVTNARSPGARCYGFVTMCSTEEATTCISHLHRTELHGRMISVERAKNEPAGKKPADRNDAKKSGGERRHSADSKADPSETTEEKTEGSDDKARGERTVVMDKSKGEPVISVKTKSKERSSKSRDRKSSSRERKDILSFDQIKEQRERERQRQREREIREVERRRHSGERDSRSERERIRLFREREERERLIRKRNWLEVEKQRLDADRMEREFLERERVRVEYERRREQERIHREREELRRQQEQLRYEQDRRPLKRPYDMDGRKDDWPVKRMPMDDRYARSDFGRQDRYQDFDHRDRSRYQDDMLMDRREGGRGGVPGDRDGQHFSDRDRHGRESRDNWGGGGYDKRPMNPARGVPGRDNRDWEPGRKMDGDRPWQGADRGIPGQSHMGRGAMASRGGYMQSGTSQSLSGALNRQNQLMPGGGMQGGGAFGRRY; encoded by the exons ATGTCTGAAAACGCGTCTCCAGCAGATTCGGGTCCCGTCGAAGCGCACGAAGGAGCGGGTGTGCGAAAGCTGTCGGAGCTGCGAGTCATCGACCTGAAGGCCGAGCTGAAGAAGAGGAACCTGGACATGAGCGGCAACAAGAGCCTGCTGTCGGAGCGGCTGAAGAAG GCTATCGAGGAGGAAGGAGGCAATCCAGATGAAATAGTCGTTCAACTTGAAATAACTCCCAAAAAGACACCTAGACGAACTCCTAAAG GGAAAAGACAAGATAATGATGAATCAGAGGACTGTGCAATCGAAGAGGATTCAGTTGATGGCCAG GATGATCCTGAAGCCAATGCAGAGAGTCTTCAGGAGATGGATATCATGGACATGAATGTTCTGGATGAAGCAGATATTGATAATTGTGTGTCAGCTGACGGTGATGAATATGATGAGAATGAACTTCTGGAAATGATGTCAAATGAAGAAGCCAATGAAAACGACGAGGATCTTGCAGATCCTGTAGCCCTCGTGTGTCCAGTGAAGCCTGACCCAGAGGAG AAAATGGAAACTAAAGACTTTGACTTCGAAGAAAACCAAAACGTGGATTCTCAG GAACACGAACTAGAGGAGGAGCCTGAAGACCTGAAAGGAGAAATAG AAAATGAGAAAGTAGCCGGGTCTTGTATGTCAGAGCTGCTTAAAGAAGAGCCATCAGATGAGTCGACTGAAGAAGAGAAAGCTTCAGTCTGGGATTCTCGCAAAGAGGAAGACGATGTGGCCGACCTCAGTAAGGCTCAGGAGGCCAGCAATTTGGAAGGAGAGTCATCAGCTTGTGAGGCTGACATTGACGCGTCAAAGCAAAGCGAAGTTGAACTTGCGTGCGGGGACAGACGCAGCGGCGAGGACAATTTGACGGATGCCGAGAGCGCATCCGCTCGGGCAGCTAGCGCGAACGAAACCGGCTCGCATGAACTCGAAAACGCAGTCGATTCGGAAACGGCGTCGAAGGCGGAGGGGACTGAGGAAGACAAGAAGACTGAAGAGAGTGCTGCAGAATCTTCCGAACTGAAAGAGTCCTCTGTAGAGGGTGATGATCAGAAAAAGAG CAGTGATGAAAAATCGAGTAAACCAGAGTCAAAGGATGACAAAG GTAGTGCTGCAGCTGGCGGGAGAAACCTGTGGGTCAGCGGGCTGTCGTCCACCACCAGAGCCACAGATCTGAAGAACCTCTTCAGCAAATATGGAAAG GTGGTCGGTGCCAAGGTGGTGACGAACGCCCGGAGTCCAGGTGCGCGGTGCTATGGCTTCGTTACGATGTGCTCTACGGAGGAGGCCACCACGTGCATCAGTCACCTGCACCGCACGGAGCTGCACGGCCGCATGATCTCCGTGGAAAGG GCCAAGAATGAGCCCGCTGGGAAGAAACCTGCCGACCGAAATGATGCCAAGAAGTCTGGCGGCGAAAGAAGACACTCGGCGGACTCCAAGGCCGACCC ATCTGAAACCACAGAGGAGAAGACCGAAGGATCTGATGACAAAG CCCGTGGAGAAAGGACTGTTGTGATGGATAAATCGAAAGGCGAGCCTGTCATCAGTGTCAAAACCAAGAGCAAGGAGCGG AGCTCTAAGAGCCGAGACCGCAAGTCCTCcagcagagagaggaaggacATCCTGTCGTTTGACCAGATCAAAGAGCAGCGAGAGCGGGAGCGGCAGAGACAGCGcgagagagagatcagagaggtggagagacgcAGGCACTCTGg CGAGCGTGACAGCCGCAGTGAGCGTGAGCGTATCCGTCTGTTCCGCGAGCGTGAGGAGCGGGAGCGTCTGATCCGTAAGCGTAACTGGCTGGAGGTGGAGAAGCAGCGTCTGGACGCCGACCGCATGGAGCGTGAGTTCCTGGAGCGTGAGCGCGTGCGTGTGGAGTACGAGCGCCGTCGTGAACAGGAGCGGATCCACAGAGAGCGCGAGGAACTGAGACGGCAGCAGGAGCAGCTGCGCTACGAGCAGGACCGCCGTCCCCTCAAGAGACCCTACGACATGGACGGCag GAAGGACGACTGGCCGGTTAAGCGGATGCCCATGGACGATCGCTACGCACGCTCAGACTTCGGACGGCAGGACCGCTACCAAGACTTTGACCACAGAGACCGCAGCCGCTACCAGGACGACATGCTAATGGACCG GAGGGAAGGAGGCAGAGGTGGTGTTCCTGGTGATAGAGATGGACAG CACTTCTCTGAtcgggacagacacgggagagAGTCTCGGGAtaactggggtggggggggctatGATAAGCGTCCCATGAACCCTGCGAGAGGCGTCCCTGGCAG AGACAACCGGGACTGGGAGCCGGGCCGCAAGATGGACGGAGACCGGCCCTGGCAAG GAGCAGACCGGGGCATTCCAGGACAGAGTCACATGGGCCGAGGGGCAATGGCCAG TCGAGGTGGATACATGCAGAGTGGGACGTCGCAATCTCTATCTGGGGCCTTAAATCGACAGAACCAGCTGATGCCGGGCGGTGGCAtgcaagggggcggggcctttGGCAGACGCTACTAA
- the safb gene encoding scaffold attachment factor B1 isoform X1 yields the protein MSENASPADSGPVEAHEGAGVRKLSELRVIDLKAELKKRNLDMSGNKSLLSERLKKAIEEEGGNPDEIVVQLEITPKKTPRRTPKGKRQDNDESEDCAIEEDSVDGQVHSSVQILDSNEPSSSNDDPEANAESLQEMDIMDMNVLDEADIDNCVSADGDEYDENELLEMMSNEEANENDEDLADPVALVCPVKPDPEEKMETKDFDFEENQNVDSQEHELEEEPEDLKGEIENEKVAGSCMSELLKEEPSDESTEEEKASVWDSRKEEDDVADLSKAQEASNLEGESSACEADIDASKQSEVELACGDRRSGEDNLTDAESASARAASANETGSHELENAVDSETASKAEGTEEDKKTEESAAESSELKESSVEGDDQKKSSDEKSSKPESKDDKGSAAAGGRNLWVSGLSSTTRATDLKNLFSKYGKVVGAKVVTNARSPGARCYGFVTMCSTEEATTCISHLHRTELHGRMISVERAKNEPAGKKPADRNDAKKSGGERRHSADSKADPSETTEEKTEGSDDKARGERTVVMDKSKGEPVISVKTKSKERSSKSRDRKSSSRERKDILSFDQIKEQRERERQRQREREIREVERRRHSGERDSRSERERIRLFREREERERLIRKRNWLEVEKQRLDADRMEREFLERERVRVEYERRREQERIHREREELRRQQEQLRYEQDRRPLKRPYDMDGRKDDWPVKRMPMDDRYARSDFGRQDRYQDFDHRDRSRYQDDMLMDRREGGRGGVPGDRDGQHFSDRDRHGRESRDNWGGGGYDKRPMNPARGVPGRDNRDWEPGRKMDGDRPWQGADRGIPGQSHMGRGAMASRGGYMQSGTSQSLSGALNRQNQLMPGGGMQGGGAFGRRY from the exons ATGTCTGAAAACGCGTCTCCAGCAGATTCGGGTCCCGTCGAAGCGCACGAAGGAGCGGGTGTGCGAAAGCTGTCGGAGCTGCGAGTCATCGACCTGAAGGCCGAGCTGAAGAAGAGGAACCTGGACATGAGCGGCAACAAGAGCCTGCTGTCGGAGCGGCTGAAGAAG GCTATCGAGGAGGAAGGAGGCAATCCAGATGAAATAGTCGTTCAACTTGAAATAACTCCCAAAAAGACACCTAGACGAACTCCTAAAG GGAAAAGACAAGATAATGATGAATCAGAGGACTGTGCAATCGAAGAGGATTCAGTTGATGGCCAGGTGCATTCTAGTGTACAAATCCTCGATTCAAATGAACCGAGCAGCAGTAAT GATGATCCTGAAGCCAATGCAGAGAGTCTTCAGGAGATGGATATCATGGACATGAATGTTCTGGATGAAGCAGATATTGATAATTGTGTGTCAGCTGACGGTGATGAATATGATGAGAATGAACTTCTGGAAATGATGTCAAATGAAGAAGCCAATGAAAACGACGAGGATCTTGCAGATCCTGTAGCCCTCGTGTGTCCAGTGAAGCCTGACCCAGAGGAG AAAATGGAAACTAAAGACTTTGACTTCGAAGAAAACCAAAACGTGGATTCTCAG GAACACGAACTAGAGGAGGAGCCTGAAGACCTGAAAGGAGAAATAG AAAATGAGAAAGTAGCCGGGTCTTGTATGTCAGAGCTGCTTAAAGAAGAGCCATCAGATGAGTCGACTGAAGAAGAGAAAGCTTCAGTCTGGGATTCTCGCAAAGAGGAAGACGATGTGGCCGACCTCAGTAAGGCTCAGGAGGCCAGCAATTTGGAAGGAGAGTCATCAGCTTGTGAGGCTGACATTGACGCGTCAAAGCAAAGCGAAGTTGAACTTGCGTGCGGGGACAGACGCAGCGGCGAGGACAATTTGACGGATGCCGAGAGCGCATCCGCTCGGGCAGCTAGCGCGAACGAAACCGGCTCGCATGAACTCGAAAACGCAGTCGATTCGGAAACGGCGTCGAAGGCGGAGGGGACTGAGGAAGACAAGAAGACTGAAGAGAGTGCTGCAGAATCTTCCGAACTGAAAGAGTCCTCTGTAGAGGGTGATGATCAGAAAAAGAG CAGTGATGAAAAATCGAGTAAACCAGAGTCAAAGGATGACAAAG GTAGTGCTGCAGCTGGCGGGAGAAACCTGTGGGTCAGCGGGCTGTCGTCCACCACCAGAGCCACAGATCTGAAGAACCTCTTCAGCAAATATGGAAAG GTGGTCGGTGCCAAGGTGGTGACGAACGCCCGGAGTCCAGGTGCGCGGTGCTATGGCTTCGTTACGATGTGCTCTACGGAGGAGGCCACCACGTGCATCAGTCACCTGCACCGCACGGAGCTGCACGGCCGCATGATCTCCGTGGAAAGG GCCAAGAATGAGCCCGCTGGGAAGAAACCTGCCGACCGAAATGATGCCAAGAAGTCTGGCGGCGAAAGAAGACACTCGGCGGACTCCAAGGCCGACCC ATCTGAAACCACAGAGGAGAAGACCGAAGGATCTGATGACAAAG CCCGTGGAGAAAGGACTGTTGTGATGGATAAATCGAAAGGCGAGCCTGTCATCAGTGTCAAAACCAAGAGCAAGGAGCGG AGCTCTAAGAGCCGAGACCGCAAGTCCTCcagcagagagaggaaggacATCCTGTCGTTTGACCAGATCAAAGAGCAGCGAGAGCGGGAGCGGCAGAGACAGCGcgagagagagatcagagaggtggagagacgcAGGCACTCTGg CGAGCGTGACAGCCGCAGTGAGCGTGAGCGTATCCGTCTGTTCCGCGAGCGTGAGGAGCGGGAGCGTCTGATCCGTAAGCGTAACTGGCTGGAGGTGGAGAAGCAGCGTCTGGACGCCGACCGCATGGAGCGTGAGTTCCTGGAGCGTGAGCGCGTGCGTGTGGAGTACGAGCGCCGTCGTGAACAGGAGCGGATCCACAGAGAGCGCGAGGAACTGAGACGGCAGCAGGAGCAGCTGCGCTACGAGCAGGACCGCCGTCCCCTCAAGAGACCCTACGACATGGACGGCag GAAGGACGACTGGCCGGTTAAGCGGATGCCCATGGACGATCGCTACGCACGCTCAGACTTCGGACGGCAGGACCGCTACCAAGACTTTGACCACAGAGACCGCAGCCGCTACCAGGACGACATGCTAATGGACCG GAGGGAAGGAGGCAGAGGTGGTGTTCCTGGTGATAGAGATGGACAG CACTTCTCTGAtcgggacagacacgggagagAGTCTCGGGAtaactggggtggggggggctatGATAAGCGTCCCATGAACCCTGCGAGAGGCGTCCCTGGCAG AGACAACCGGGACTGGGAGCCGGGCCGCAAGATGGACGGAGACCGGCCCTGGCAAG GAGCAGACCGGGGCATTCCAGGACAGAGTCACATGGGCCGAGGGGCAATGGCCAG TCGAGGTGGATACATGCAGAGTGGGACGTCGCAATCTCTATCTGGGGCCTTAAATCGACAGAACCAGCTGATGCCGGGCGGTGGCAtgcaagggggcggggcctttGGCAGACGCTACTAA